A DNA window from Calliphora vicina chromosome 1, idCalVici1.1, whole genome shotgun sequence contains the following coding sequences:
- the Cpr92F gene encoding histidine-rich protein PFHRP-II — protein sequence MKPFLIVCALLVATCSASYHGAVSTQYAHLDPHSHSYSYGYADPNSQKHETRSHDGVTHGSYSYIDGHGLKQTVSYTADPHHGFHAVGTNLPKAPSPISPVLGHAVAAYDGGHGGYAAGHAYHGPQAHITLTHEGVPHDTPEVAHAKAAHAAAHAAAAAASYDHGGHHLYKRSLWGHGAYAHQAVAPIVLTHGGVPVDTPEVQHAKAEHYAAHAKALGAAAHGHGAPLDTPEVAHAKAAHFAAHAAASHGAPSHAIAAHGYHVPVIHNGVPVETPEVQHAKAAHYAALAQASASAGHSGGDDGSWAGDHGSYGGGHGGAPSHYATAAHHGHYGPYHGPLHIPVIHNGVPVEPAEVQHARAAHLSALAAESHKSAGHGGYYGGGKW from the coding sequence CTAATTGTGTGTGCCTTGTTGGTTGCAACATGCTCGGCATCGTATCATGGCGCCGTATCAACACAATATGCCCATTTAGATCCTCATAGCCATAGCTATTCGTATGGTTATGCAGATCCCAATTCACAGAAACATGAAACTCGCTCGCATGATGGCGTCACGCATGGCAGTTATTCGTACATTGACGGACATGGCCTTAAACAAACTGTTTCGTATACCGCCGATCCTCATCATGGTTTCCATGCTGTTGGTACCAATTTGCCAAAGGCCCCCTCCCCCATTTCACCCGTTCTAGGTCATGCTGTAGCCGCTTATGATGGTGGTCATGGAGGTTATGCTGCCGGTCATGCTTATCACGGACCCCAAGCCCATATTACTTTGACCCATGAAGGTGTGCCTCATGATACTCCCGAAGTGGCCCATGCTAAGGCTGCACATGCTGCTGCTCATGCTGCCGCCGCTGCTGCTTCCTACGATCATGGTGGTCATCATTTGTACAAACGTTCTTTGTGGGGTCATGGTGCCTATGCCCATCAAGCTGTTGCTCCTATTGTCTTGACCCATGGTGGTGTGCCAGTAGATACGCCCGAAGTACAACATGCCAAAGCTGAACATTATGCCGCCCATGCCAAGGCTTTAGGAGCTGCCGCTCATGGCCATGGCGCCCCCTTGGATACACCCGAAGTTGCTCATGCTAAAGCTGCCCACTTTGCCGCCCATGCTGCTGCCAGTCATGGTGCTCCTTCTCATGCTATTGCTGCTCATGGCTATCATGTACCTGTCATTCACAATGGTGTTCCCGTAGAAACTCCCGAGGTACAACATGCTAAGGCTGCCCACTATGCCGCCCTTGCTCAAGCTTCCGCCTCTGCTGGTCATTCTGGTGGCGATGATGGCAGCTGGGCTGGTGATCATGGCAGCTATGGTGGTGGACACGGTGGTGCCCCCAGCCATTATGCCACTGCTGCCCATCACGGCCACTATGGTCCCTATCATGGACCCCTGCATATTCCAGTCATTCACAACGGTGTGCCAGTAGAACCCGCTGAGGTCCAACATGCCCGTGCTGCTCATTTATCTGCCTTGGCCGCTGAAAGCCATAAATCAGCTGGTCATGGTGGTTACTACGGCGGTGGTAAATGGTAA